A single genomic interval of Geitlerinema sp. PCC 9228 harbors:
- a CDS encoding GNAT family N-acetyltransferase, with protein sequence MKSLVPQNLKHPSVRPVRYWDLETIEQLLTDNCLDSCFAGRRNPDLAWQRLRRWFWLWKLLSWFPNPYQHLSRVYVAQESDRLVGAIQVSACNHAKTTWRVDRAVVDTAAGSQHTGSVLLRHCLERIRQARNWISEVDINDRSSLALYRQNGFQPLAQMTYWSLAPERLQEIAIAEPNLGHLWPVSNTDAQLLQQLDAASVPPMVRQVFDYRLQDFQTSLLDSIVTGVQQGMAGQETVSGYVFEPQRQVAIGYFQVTLSQEGEQPAAAQITVHPGYDWLYGELLCQIARIAQDFPAQPVQIASADYQSDRETYLEKLGAQRVKHTLMMSRSVWHKLRESKPVSLEALQLSEVLPGLQPSRTPIPSRLRWWKADRGQSHCHPNHSTDRPTNSAASSLAFAEDPSDQDGDGERSS encoded by the coding sequence ATGAAATCACTGGTTCCCCAAAATTTGAAGCATCCCAGCGTGCGCCCAGTCCGGTACTGGGACTTGGAAACCATCGAACAACTGCTAACAGACAATTGTTTGGATAGCTGTTTTGCTGGTCGCCGGAACCCCGATCTCGCTTGGCAGCGACTACGGCGCTGGTTTTGGTTGTGGAAGCTCCTCAGTTGGTTTCCCAACCCCTACCAACATTTATCTCGCGTTTACGTAGCTCAAGAAAGCGATCGCTTGGTGGGTGCCATTCAGGTATCTGCCTGCAACCACGCCAAAACCACCTGGCGGGTCGATCGGGCGGTGGTGGATACGGCCGCCGGCAGCCAGCATACCGGTTCGGTGTTACTACGCCACTGTCTCGAACGCATTCGCCAAGCACGCAATTGGATTTCGGAAGTAGACATTAACGACCGCAGCAGTTTGGCTTTGTACCGCCAAAATGGGTTTCAACCCTTGGCGCAGATGACCTACTGGTCTTTGGCACCGGAACGGCTGCAGGAAATCGCGATCGCAGAACCCAATCTGGGCCACCTGTGGCCGGTGAGCAATACCGACGCCCAACTGCTACAGCAATTGGATGCCGCCTCGGTTCCGCCCATGGTGCGGCAGGTTTTTGACTACCGCTTGCAGGATTTTCAAACCAGCTTGCTCGATTCCATTGTCACCGGCGTTCAACAAGGAATGGCCGGTCAAGAAACCGTCAGCGGCTACGTATTTGAACCCCAACGGCAAGTTGCCATTGGGTACTTTCAAGTAACCCTTTCCCAGGAGGGAGAGCAACCAGCCGCGGCGCAGATTACCGTCCATCCCGGATACGACTGGCTGTACGGCGAGCTGCTGTGTCAAATTGCCCGCATTGCCCAAGATTTCCCGGCGCAACCCGTGCAGATAGCCTCTGCCGACTATCAAAGCGATCGGGAAACTTATTTAGAAAAACTGGGTGCCCAACGGGTCAAACACACGCTGATGATGTCCCGTTCGGTGTGGCACAAACTGCGGGAATCCAAACCGGTTTCCTTGGAAGCTTTGCAACTGTCGGAAGTTTTGCCGGGATTGCAGCCTTCCAGAACGCCCATTCCCAGCCGCCTGCGGTGGTGGAAAGCCGACCGCGGTCAATCCCATTGCCATCCCAACCATTCCACCGATCGACCCACCAACAGTGCTGCCTCCAGCTTGGCGTTTGCGGAAGACCCTTCAGACCAAGATGGCGACGGCGAGCGTTCTTCTTAA
- the mltG gene encoding endolytic transglycosylase MltG → MNRSQKSTGKWWFYLFVLPLTWGICAWQGWSWWRWASAPVDPNAGEADAVQIEIPPGTPGQQIGVDLAAAELIRSPAAWRLWTEWLSVRDRDGGYRAGTYKISPGSSLEAIAAKIWQGEVVTVSFTIPEGWSRRQIGAYLQEQGYFSQEDFLAATRQLPVDRYPWLPGDLPHLEGFLFPDTYKMPLQEVTPQTVVWQMLERFEQVALPIYERVAADWRLSEWVTLASIVEREAVVGRERRRIAGVFVNRLRQGMRLEADPTVEYGLGITQTPEQPLTLEQVRTESPYNTYLNAGLPPTPIASPSQASLQAAANPEDTDYLYFVARYDGTHVFSRTLAEHQAAQERIRDRMDNQQTSAAN, encoded by the coding sequence ATGAACCGATCGCAAAAATCGACTGGCAAATGGTGGTTCTACCTATTCGTTCTGCCCCTAACCTGGGGCATTTGCGCTTGGCAGGGGTGGAGTTGGTGGCGTTGGGCTTCGGCACCGGTGGATCCCAACGCCGGCGAAGCGGATGCCGTACAAATTGAAATTCCCCCAGGAACCCCCGGACAGCAGATTGGCGTGGATCTGGCGGCGGCAGAATTGATTCGCTCCCCCGCTGCTTGGCGGTTGTGGACGGAATGGCTCTCCGTGCGCGATCGCGATGGGGGATACCGTGCCGGCACCTACAAAATTTCCCCCGGTTCTTCCCTCGAAGCGATCGCCGCCAAAATTTGGCAGGGGGAAGTGGTCACCGTCAGCTTTACCATTCCCGAGGGATGGTCGCGTCGGCAAATTGGTGCCTACTTGCAAGAGCAAGGTTATTTTTCCCAGGAAGATTTTCTCGCCGCCACCCGCCAGCTCCCTGTAGATCGCTATCCCTGGCTGCCGGGAGACTTGCCCCACCTGGAAGGTTTTTTGTTTCCCGATACCTACAAAATGCCCTTGCAGGAAGTCACGCCGCAAACTGTGGTCTGGCAGATGCTCGAACGTTTTGAGCAAGTGGCCTTACCCATTTACGAGCGGGTGGCGGCCGATTGGCGTTTGTCGGAGTGGGTGACCTTGGCTAGTATTGTGGAAAGGGAAGCCGTGGTAGGCCGGGAACGGCGGCGGATTGCCGGGGTGTTTGTCAATCGCCTGCGCCAGGGAATGCGCCTGGAGGCCGATCCAACCGTAGAATATGGTTTGGGCATTACCCAAACTCCAGAACAGCCGCTAACCTTGGAACAAGTGCGCACGGAATCTCCCTACAATACCTATTTAAATGCCGGACTGCCGCCCACACCCATTGCCAGTCCTTCCCAAGCCAGTTTGCAAGCGGCTGCCAATCCAGAAGATACGGATTATCTTTATTTTGTGGCTCGCTACGATGGTACCCACGTGTTTAGCCGCACTCTAGCGGAACATCAGGCGGCGCAGGAGCGCATTCGCGATCGCATGGACAACCAGCAAACGTCCGCTGCCAACTGA
- the dnaN gene encoding DNA polymerase III subunit beta gives MKLVCSVSDLNTHLSLVSRAVPARPNHPVLGNVLFHADAEAQQVKLTAFDLSLGIRTSFAAQVESDAKLTLPAKLFHEIVAKLPPGDLTIEATLSETPPSEGSETATAATAEDDGEENSHSEAAESAATTAIATLFSVSGRYQVRGMDAEEFPELPAIENGSTAQISAKALLEGLRGSLFAASTDETKQVLTGIHLVVGEDGLEFAATDGHRLAVVETTNELEKDGELQPLEADAFEVTIPTRAWRELERAIALHDRDRPIQLYFDPGQAIFELDNRRLTTRTLEGQYPAYRQLIPDRFSRQISVDRKQLLQALELVSVLADRKNSVVKFSLDAEANQLSLSADAQDIGSGTESLDADISGDSIDVAFNVKYLMESLKNLQSSQIQIQLNTATSPAILQPLGGIKMTHLIMPVQLRS, from the coding sequence ATGAAGCTGGTTTGTTCGGTTAGCGATTTAAATACCCACTTATCCTTGGTCAGTCGTGCTGTACCCGCACGCCCCAACCATCCAGTGTTGGGCAATGTTCTATTCCATGCCGATGCCGAAGCCCAACAGGTGAAGCTGACGGCGTTTGACCTCAGTCTGGGCATCCGCACGAGCTTTGCGGCTCAAGTGGAGAGCGATGCCAAGCTGACTTTGCCGGCGAAGCTATTTCATGAGATTGTCGCGAAGTTACCTCCAGGGGATTTGACCATCGAGGCCACCCTATCGGAGACACCTCCGTCCGAAGGCAGCGAAACAGCAACAGCTGCTACTGCAGAAGATGATGGGGAAGAAAACAGCCATAGCGAGGCGGCTGAAAGTGCGGCGACCACGGCGATCGCGACGTTATTTTCGGTCTCCGGACGCTACCAGGTCCGCGGTATGGATGCGGAAGAATTTCCCGAACTGCCAGCCATTGAAAATGGTTCCACCGCCCAAATTTCTGCGAAAGCGCTTTTAGAAGGATTGCGCGGTTCTCTGTTTGCCGCCAGTACCGACGAAACCAAACAGGTGCTCACTGGCATTCATCTGGTGGTGGGGGAAGATGGGTTGGAATTTGCTGCTACCGACGGACATCGTTTGGCTGTGGTGGAAACGACGAACGAACTGGAAAAAGATGGGGAGTTGCAACCTTTGGAAGCCGATGCTTTTGAGGTGACTATCCCTACCCGCGCTTGGCGGGAGTTGGAACGCGCGATCGCCCTGCACGATCGCGATCGCCCCATTCAACTGTATTTCGACCCAGGTCAAGCGATTTTTGAGTTAGACAACCGACGCCTCACCACCCGCACCCTGGAAGGTCAGTACCCGGCTTATCGCCAGCTGATTCCCGATCGCTTTAGCCGGCAAATTTCGGTGGACCGCAAGCAACTTTTGCAGGCGTTGGAATTGGTTTCGGTGCTGGCAGACCGCAAAAACAGCGTGGTGAAATTTAGCCTCGATGCCGAAGCCAACCAGCTTTCCCTTAGTGCGGATGCCCAGGATATCGGCAGCGGTACCGAATCGTTGGATGCAGATATTTCTGGAGACAGCATCGATGTGGCGTTTAACGTGAAGTATTTGATGGAGTCGTTGAAAAACCTGCAATCTTCCCAGATCCAAATTCAGCTCAATACAGCCACTTCCCCCGCTATTTTGCAACCGTTGGGGGGCATCAAAATGACCCACTTAATTATGCCGGTGCAATTGCGATCGTAA
- a CDS encoding YqeG family HAD IIIA-type phosphatase: MSWGKLLEPDLILGDCVVALHPDILRKQGLKGLVLDVDETLVPLNAMDTSEDLHDWVEQVRPFMSLWLVSNNLSERRIGRIARSLNLPYITGAQKPSRRKLRQAVRAMDLPISQVAMVGDRLFTDVLAGNRLGMFTILVEPMVSTHQGERFWRTRSLEIWISQILGACTPSTTKNFTKRDKS, from the coding sequence ATGTCTTGGGGGAAACTACTGGAACCGGATTTGATTTTAGGGGATTGTGTGGTGGCTTTGCATCCAGACATCCTCCGCAAACAAGGCTTAAAAGGATTGGTCTTAGATGTGGACGAAACCTTGGTGCCTTTGAATGCCATGGATACTTCTGAGGACTTGCACGATTGGGTGGAGCAGGTACGTCCGTTTATGAGTTTGTGGTTGGTGAGCAACAATCTCAGCGAACGCCGCATTGGTCGCATTGCCCGTTCTTTAAATTTGCCCTACATTACTGGCGCTCAAAAGCCTTCACGACGTAAGTTGCGTCAAGCCGTACGGGCGATGGATTTGCCGATTTCCCAGGTGGCTATGGTGGGCGATCGCTTGTTTACCGATGTTCTCGCAGGCAACCGCTTGGGCATGTTCACCATTTTGGTGGAACCCATGGTCTCTACCCATCAAGGGGAGCGTTTTTGGCGCACGCGATCGCTGGAAATTTGGATTTCTCAGATTTTGGGGGCCTGTACCCCCTCAACGACAAAAAACTTTACCAAGCGTGATAAATCCTAA
- a CDS encoding DUF3727 domain-containing protein, whose protein sequence is MSPSEYSQEHQHFPPDAVTVFDNQGRSLPCFVEHSFQLQGQNYALLVPVDLPVEIFAWWEEEDGEEREEPVPVDSEDELNLIFPTAKAVLEEENLNLQRTAVTLTVSGELPDFDDNQNFGDSNVEENGDGDYEEFHLLASFYHEEQEYGIYTPLDPYLILARLDKNGKPELLSDEEIQQLEPLMPTIEAMLEEQLFDDLD, encoded by the coding sequence ATGTCCCCATCTGAATATTCCCAAGAACATCAACATTTCCCACCAGATGCAGTGACCGTCTTTGACAACCAGGGGCGATCGCTGCCTTGTTTTGTGGAACATTCCTTTCAGCTACAGGGTCAGAATTACGCCCTGTTGGTTCCTGTCGATCTACCCGTGGAAATTTTTGCCTGGTGGGAGGAAGAAGATGGCGAAGAACGGGAAGAACCCGTTCCGGTAGATAGTGAAGACGAGCTCAACCTCATTTTTCCCACAGCCAAAGCCGTTTTGGAAGAAGAAAATCTGAACTTGCAACGGACGGCGGTAACGCTAACGGTGAGCGGCGAGCTACCCGATTTTGACGACAACCAAAATTTCGGCGACAGCAATGTGGAGGAAAACGGCGATGGCGATTACGAAGAATTTCACCTGCTTGCCAGTTTTTACCACGAAGAACAAGAATACGGGATCTACACGCCCCTAGATCCTTATTTAATTTTGGCGCGGCTCGACAAAAACGGCAAACCAGAGCTGCTTTCCGATGAAGAGATCCAACAGCTCGAACCCCTCATGCCCACCATTGAGGCTATGTTGGAAGAACAGTTGTTTGACGATCTCGACTAA
- a CDS encoding F420-0:Gamma-glutamyl ligase, which translates to MALNIVALLIFALLLLVAGGWGWLEWNYRRQPGNHLAAEPGTWQLQVQKPQHYRLVGEMLLVNRTQHLEIMVPQAEAEATLLGQGSLAGVRWQTQITPCHEDMPAREDGYWFAYIVKVGKTTRVQVSLDITGDDLTHLQSAWIRFRYVTYGPQGYIRQTRHVVVPLQFPDPMLPLAWENLPSAEVLPVKTHLLSHLDTPVEIVKRYVAPHAQPGDIVTIGETPLAIMQGRWRSPTDVRPGWVAKRLCYFFLPTSSMATACGLQTLVDIVGPARVLFAFFGGALAKILGKPGGFYQLAGEQARLIDDVTGTLPPYDQFIVLGPVDPQKVVETIQRETGLLAAIVDVNDLKAVKIVAATPDTNPTVVTEALRSNPAGNADRQTPLVLIRPK; encoded by the coding sequence ATCGCCTTGAATATCGTTGCACTTTTGATTTTCGCCCTATTGCTGCTGGTCGCCGGTGGATGGGGATGGCTGGAATGGAACTACCGCCGGCAACCGGGAAACCATCTAGCCGCGGAACCGGGAACTTGGCAGTTGCAAGTCCAAAAGCCCCAGCACTACCGTTTGGTGGGAGAAATGCTCTTGGTTAACCGTACCCAGCACCTAGAAATCATGGTACCCCAAGCGGAAGCCGAAGCCACCCTACTGGGCCAAGGCAGCCTGGCGGGCGTGAGGTGGCAAACGCAAATTACCCCCTGTCACGAAGATATGCCAGCGCGCGAAGATGGATACTGGTTTGCGTATATTGTTAAGGTAGGCAAAACTACGCGCGTACAAGTTTCCCTGGATATTACCGGCGACGATCTTACCCACTTACAAAGCGCCTGGATTCGATTTCGCTACGTTACCTACGGACCGCAAGGATATATTCGGCAAACTCGCCACGTGGTGGTGCCTTTACAATTTCCCGACCCGATGCTCCCCCTGGCATGGGAAAACCTACCCAGCGCCGAGGTTTTGCCCGTCAAGACCCACCTGCTGAGCCATTTAGACACCCCCGTCGAGATTGTGAAACGCTACGTAGCCCCGCACGCCCAGCCGGGGGATATTGTCACCATCGGCGAAACCCCTCTAGCGATTATGCAAGGGCGGTGGCGATCGCCAACCGACGTACGACCGGGATGGGTGGCCAAACGATTGTGTTATTTTTTCCTACCCACCTCCAGCATGGCCACCGCCTGCGGGCTGCAAACCCTGGTAGATATTGTCGGTCCTGCCCGGGTGCTGTTTGCCTTTTTTGGGGGTGCCCTTGCTAAAATATTAGGTAAGCCTGGGGGATTTTACCAACTGGCAGGGGAACAAGCGCGGCTCATTGATGACGTGACAGGAACATTGCCCCCCTACGACCAGTTTATTGTGCTCGGACCGGTGGACCCACAAAAAGTTGTAGAGACGATTCAACGGGAAACCGGATTGTTGGCTGCTATCGTGGATGTCAATGACTTGAAAGCCGTTAAGATAGTAGCAGCGACCCCCGATACCAATCCAACTGTTGTGACAGAAGCCTTGCGAAGCAATCCGGCAGGAAATGCCGATCGGCAAACCCCCCTGGTGTTGATTCGACCTAAATAA
- the ruvX gene encoding Holliday junction resolvase RuvX — protein MEKISALGLDIGRKRIGVAGCDGTGTIATGLTTIKRSALARDVAQLQQIVTEREATVLVVGLPYSMNGVLGTQAQEVQKYARKLQQILQLPVEYVDERLSSLEAEQLMHAQKQAPSRHKELVDRKAAAIILQQWLDQRRQPKLSV, from the coding sequence ATGGAGAAAATTTCAGCTCTGGGTTTGGATATTGGTCGAAAACGCATTGGCGTAGCGGGTTGCGATGGCACGGGCACGATCGCTACGGGGCTAACCACCATCAAACGGTCGGCGTTGGCACGGGATGTAGCCCAATTGCAACAAATCGTTACCGAACGCGAGGCAACGGTTTTGGTAGTTGGCCTGCCCTATTCAATGAACGGGGTGCTGGGAACTCAAGCCCAGGAAGTGCAAAAGTATGCGAGGAAATTGCAACAAATCCTACAACTCCCTGTGGAGTATGTAGACGAACGGTTGAGTTCGCTGGAAGCCGAGCAACTGATGCATGCGCAAAAACAAGCCCCCAGCCGCCACAAGGAATTGGTCGATCGCAAAGCCGCAGCCATTATTTTGCAGCAGTGGTTGGACCAGCGCCGCCAACCAAAGCTATCTGTATAG